One genomic segment of Macadamia integrifolia cultivar HAES 741 unplaced genomic scaffold, SCU_Mint_v3 scaffold1981, whole genome shotgun sequence includes these proteins:
- the LOC122065348 gene encoding endoglucanase 8-like, whose amino-acid sequence MGRSCLASFLLLFAGAVMVGVAYGEGKQHDYGDALAKSILFFEGQRSGQLPSTQRMKWRKNSALQDGSDKRVNLVGGYYDAGDNVKYNFPMAFSTTMLAWSVVEFGEFMGVELEHAKEAVRWGTDYLLKSTDTPGIVFVQVGDPYADHNCWERPEDMDTPRTVYAVTPKLPGSEVAAETAAALASSSIVFRSSDPSYSQKLLRRAMEVFDFADKYRGSYSTSLGRWVCPFYCDWSGYEDELLWGAAWLYKASSNKKYWNYLVDNISIMGSKHRKSTNNQIKMKGPTSGEFGWDNKDAGINILIANSSPLDNGDSLVKATNLNADQFICGVLPESPTRTVTYSKGGLLFKPGGCNLQHTTAISFLLLAYATQLKRTNDVVKCGNNIIANSERLITLAKTQVDYMLGNNPMKMSYMVGYGKKFPLKIHHRGSALPSMDQHPGHIACKDGTPYFVSKKSNPNLLIGAVIGGPYPNDTYPDSRFLPAQSEPTTYVNAPLVGVLAFFKAHT is encoded by the exons atgggtagGTCTTGTTTAGCCtcatttttattgttgtttGCGGGAGCAGTGATGGTGGGTGTGGCTTATGGAGAAGGTAAGCAGCACGATTATGGGGATGCCTTGGCGAAgagcattttattttttgaaggcCAACGTTCCGGACAGTTACCTTCTACGCAACGGATGAAATGGAGGAAAAACTCTGCTCTTCAAGATGGTTCTGACAAAAGA GTGAATTTGGTGGGAGGATACTATGATGCTGGTGACAATGTGAAGTATAATTTTCCAATGGCATTCTCAACAACAATGTTGGCTTGGAGTGTCGTAGAGTTTGGGGAGTTCATGGGCGTGGAACTTGAACATGCAAAGGAGGCAGTTCGTTGGGGAACAGACTACTTGCTTAAATCCACAGACACCCCAGGAATTGTCTTTGTTCAAGTAGGGGATCCTTATGCGGATCATAACTGCTGGGAAAGGCCTGAGGACATGGACACTCCTCGAACCGTCTATGCGGTTACCCCAAAACTTCCTGGTTCAGAGGTCGCAGCTGAGACAGCTGCTGCACTTGcatcttcttcaatagtctttaGATCATCTGATCCTTCCTACTCTCAAAAGCTTCTCAGAAGGGCCATGGAG GTTTTCGATTTTGCAGACAAGTACAGGGGATCTTACAGTACTAGCCTTGGGCGATGGGTTTGTCCTTTCTATTGTGATTGGAGTGGCTATGAG GATGAATTGCTCTGGGGAGCTGCATGGTTATACAAGGCTTCTAGCAACAAAAAATACTGGAACTATTTGGTAGATAACATATCCATTATGGGATCCAAACATAGAAAGAGTACAAATAATCAGATCAAGATGAAAGGTCCTACTTCAGGTGAATTCGGATGGGATAACAAAGATGCTGGCATCAATATCCTCATAGCCAAT AGTTCACCGTTGGATAACGGTGATTCCCTCGTCAAAGCAACCAATTTGAATGCTGATCAATTCATCTGCGGAGTACTCCCAGAATCACCTACGAGAACAGTCACTTACTCAAAAG GTGGGCTTCTATTCAAACCAGGAGGGTGCAATCTGCAGCACACAACTGCCATTTCATTTCTCCTCCTTGCTTATGCTACTCAATTGAAGCGCACCAATGATGTCGTCAAGTGTGGCAATAACATCATTGCAAATTCGGAACGGCTCATAACACTTGCAAAAACCCAG GTGGATTACATGCTAGGTAACAATCCAATGAAGATGTCATACATGGTGGGATATGGGAAGAAATTTCCTTTGAAGATACATCACCGAGGTTCTGCTCTACCATCAATGGATCAACATCCAGGTCACATCGCCTGCAAAGATGGGACTCCATACTTCGTGAGCAAGAAATCTAATCCCAATTTGTTGATAGGAGCTGTAATTGGAGGACCTTACCCCAATGATACATACCCTGATTCTCGATTTTTGCCTGCACAATCAGAGCCCACCACATACGTTAATGCTCCTCTTGTGGGTGTCTTAGCCTTCTTCAAAGCTCACACATAA